GCATCGGCACCACGGTCTTGCCGTCGCAGAAGGCCAGGAAGGATGCCTCCTCGCCCACCAGGCAGTCCTCGACCACCACGGTGTCCCCGGCTGCGCCGAAGCTGCGGGCGGCCATCATGTCCTCGATGGCGTCCAGGGCCTCCTGGCGGGTCTTGGCCACCACGACGCCCTTGCCCGCGGCCAGGCCGTCGGCCTTGACCACCATGGGCAGCGGGCGGGCGGAGACGTGGGCCTTGGCGGCGGCGTAATCGGTGAAGACCTCAAAATCGGCCGTGGGCACGCCGGAGAGACGCATGATCTTCTTGGCGAAGGCCTTGGAGCCTTCCAATTGCGCGGAGTAGGCGTCCGGGCCGAAGCAGGGGATGCCCGCGGCGGCCAGCGCGTCGGCCAGGCCCGCCACCAGGGGGGCTTCGGGTCCGGCCACCACCAGGCCGCAGGCGTTATCCTTGGCGAAGGCCACCAGGGCGTCTATGTCGGTATCCTTGATGGGCACGTTGCGCGCCACCAGGGCGGTGCCGCCGTTGCCCGGCGCGACGAACAGCGTGGATACGAGGGGACTTTGGCTGAGTTTCCAGGCCAGGGCGTGCTCGCGGCCGCCCGAACCCACCAGCAGGACGTTCATGTTCGCTCCTTGAATTGCGGTCAGGCACGGTTAACGCAACTGGGCATCGAAATCAAACAAGCCAGTTGCCAAGTAGTATTTGTTACGAACAATTCTCATTATTTCTTGACATACATCAGCCGTAGGGTATTGAAACTAGAAAATGTCCATAGCGAGGTACATATGCTCCAGGCTCCGGCTGTTCCTATGGATTTCGACTCCGCACTGGAACGGTTCAAGGGGATTTCTCAGGAAAAAGGGCTCCGGCTCACGCACCAGCGCCTGGAAATCCTGCGAGAGCTCGTAGCCGCCAAGGACCACCCCAGCGCGGAGACCGTGTTCGGGCGCGTCCGCAAGCGGTTGCCCACCATCTCGCTGGATACGGTGTACAGGACGCTCTCCACCTTCGACGAGGTGGGGCTCATCATGCGTGTCCCCGTCACCGGCGATCAGGGCCGTTTCGATGCGGATACCAGCCCGCACCACCACTTTGTCTGTTCGCGTTGCAAGTCCATCTACGACTTTCTCTGGGACGAGTTCGACAGTCTGGAACTCCCCGAGAATTCGAAGGCCCTGGGCCGCGTGGACGACAGGCGCGTGGTGATTCGCGGTGTCTGCGAGAAGTGCTCGGCTGACGGGATAACGAACTAATTTAGTATGGTTTGTTGGCCGTCTAAGAGTTTTGCCTAGTTTTTAATTAGGAATTTTTCTTACAACGTAACATTACTGATTAGGAGTCCATATGTCTAATTCGGAGAAAAATCTCAAGGAAGCTTTTGCCGGCGAATCCCAGGCCAATCGCAAATATCTCGCCTTCGCCAAGCAGGCCGAGAAAGAGGGCTTGCATCAGGTCGCCAAGCTGTTCCGCGCCGCCGCCGAGGCCGAAACCGTTCACGCCCACACCCACCTGCAGGTGCTCAAGGGCGTTGGCAGCACCGCCGACAACCTCAAGGCCGCAGTCGAGGGCGAGACCTTCGAGTTCCAGAACATGTACCCCCAGATGATCGAGCAGGCCATCGCCGAGGGCAACAAGCAGGCCGAGCGCGCCTTCCGCTACGCCAACGAGGTTGAGAAAATCCACGCCGCCCTGTACGAGAAAGCTCTGGCCGACCCCGCCGG
The window above is part of the Fundidesulfovibrio soli genome. Proteins encoded here:
- a CDS encoding Fur family transcriptional regulator gives rise to the protein MDFDSALERFKGISQEKGLRLTHQRLEILRELVAAKDHPSAETVFGRVRKRLPTISLDTVYRTLSTFDEVGLIMRVPVTGDQGRFDADTSPHHHFVCSRCKSIYDFLWDEFDSLELPENSKALGRVDDRRVVIRGVCEKCSADGITN
- a CDS encoding rubrerythrin family protein, which gives rise to MSNSEKNLKEAFAGESQANRKYLAFAKQAEKEGLHQVAKLFRAAAEAETVHAHTHLQVLKGVGSTADNLKAAVEGETFEFQNMYPQMIEQAIAEGNKQAERAFRYANEVEKIHAALYEKALADPAGLKETEYYICSVCGYTCEDHAPDKCPVCNAVAKAFYTVG